The nucleotide sequence CTCATCCTGTTTACCTTTCTTTAAAGgcacctcccccttcccccatccttaACACTGTGCCTTTGCTCATGCCCTTCCCTCTGTCTGGGGTACTTTTCCTCCCCTTTGTCCCCCTGGAGAGCTCCTACTCAGCCTTCAAGAGCAGTTCAAGGCTCTGGGCAGGAGTCAGAAGACACAAATTCTAGTCCTGGTCTTAACTTCAACATATTATATTGTAAACTGAGGAGGTCAGACCAGAAAACGTTGCAAATCTCTTCTGCCTTTCacaatttcatttcttcattcagcaaacatttcctgagcacctgctccaTGCCTGGGGAGTGAGGAAAGGCTTTGCTGAATCTTGCAGGATGCAGTGGACCAGGGGTGCTGTGGGAGCACTAAAGAACCTCCTAACCCAGTCAGGGGAGAGCAGCAGCTACCCAGAGCAGGGACATTTGAGTAGCAGTTTGCTGGAGATGGGCAGCCATGGGAGCCCCTTTGTGCTTGAGTTTCTTATCTGCAGAGTAGGAAGACTGTTTTTTAGTTTGGAAATTTCTATTAGAGATGGTAAGATGCAGCTGTCTGGGGCCCAGCACAAAGTGGGTGATTAGTGAATTTTTACAGTATTTGAGTGGAGAAGGAAGGTGCTTGCTAGGGGCTGAGGATCTGTGTCCTGATTTGggtctcccttccctttccttcttctagTCTTGCCTTAATCCCCCACTTAAGCCCTTCTGGGCCTTGAGGTTTGGTTCCCCAGGGGTGGTAGGTGGGGTGAGAGGCAGCAGGTCCCAGGGACTTCCTCAGTAACAGTAACCCCGTGTGTGTCGCACTTGCTTGATGCCAACATCAGATGGACATGTCGTTCCATTTCATCCTCATGAGGATTGCCCAGACTAGTAAACAGAGGCTCGGGCGGTGGAGTGACTTGTCCAGACTCACACAGCAGTCAGGAGTTGAACCATGTCCTCCTGTGGCTAAAGTGCTCGCCCTGAGAAAGAGCTCACTGCAGGCTGAGCTGCTCCTCTCACTGGCCATTTGCTGTCCCAGCGTGTGAGTTGTTCCTCACCGGGGGGCTCCTCACTAGGGATGTATAGAGACCAGGGGCTTGCTCTCCTCTGTTCTTCCACACGCAGCTCCCAGCATGGCTGAGCACACAGAAGGGGCTTTAGGGGCTAATCTTGCTCAACATtcttagaagaagaagaacaacaacaacaacaaattgagACTCAGATGGGCCATgacgtggccaaggtcacacagaaaacCAGGTGGTGGAGCTGAGACTGCCCAGGATCCCAAGGTCCAGAGGAGGAGATGGGAGCTTCCAAGCCTGGTCTGTTCTTCCTGCCTCTCCTGTGAATCCAGCTCCTCTTCTCCATCCCAGCACCTCTCTCTGCCCAGACCAGGCCAACTACTCCTCGCCTGTACCATTGCACAGCCTCGGAGAGCTCCCCACTGGTCCATCCATAAACCCACCTATGCCACACTCCTGCTCTGCAGTGGCTCCTCATCTTTCTTAGGATTGTAAGATAAGGATCACTCTCCCTAACGTGGCTTCCAAGTCCCTTCTTGGCCTGGACTGCCCACCTGCATCCCTCCcagtccccagcacccagcagacACTCTAGCGAGCTTTGTAGAGGTCACAGATGGGCTCTCTTGCACCTGCTGACCTCCTTGCTTATGTCAGCTTTTCCCTTTTGCCCGATATTCATCCTTCATGGCTAGATCAGGTATGCTTCTTCAGAGAAGCCTTCTTGACCCCAGGCATGGTTAGCTCTCCTCTGGCCCTCTACGGACTCTAGCTTCCCTCCATCACACCTCTGATAACACTGGGATTATAATATTCCGTGTACACCTGGCGTCGGTGCCGGCACTGCCCGATAGAAATAGAATGTGAGCCATAGtgcaagccacatatgtaatGTGAAGCCacgctaaaaaaataaaatgaaacaggtaaaattaatttcagtaatttattttatttaagtcaactgaatataaaaataaatattttatgagatatcattaatattaataatgagctattttacatccttttttgTACTAGTCTTTGGAATCCATGTGCACTACTTAAGGCACCTCTCAATTTAGACTAGCCCCATTTtgagtgctcagtagccacatgtggccaccACATTGGACAGGGCAGGTATGAGCTGCTTCAGGGCGGGAGCCAAACTCGAGTGGTCTGCCCGGGTCCTTAGTGCCCAGCTGTGCTTGGCCCAGGGAAGGGCCCAGGCTGGACTCAGCTtcaccacttaccagctgtgtcaCATTGGCCAATCCATTGCTAGctccctcatctataaagtgatgGTGATAGCATTTTCAATATGGTTCCTAACATTAatataaattaagtatttttacaGCTACAGTGTAGATCTTTACAGATACAAAttaaaaaggagggaggaaaactAGCTGGTCCAGTGAGTGCACAAGATATGGGGGAAGGATCCTTCTCCTTGGCCGCCTGCCCTGATTGATTTGGGGTTTGGGCCTGTGCCCACACTCCCCCTCCCAGAGCCCTGGTCTGGGATcagacaggcagggaggggcactCTGGTCTAAGGCTGGTGGTTCCAGGGGCTGCAGGCTGTTGAGCCAGtcaggggtggcggggggagggttaTAATATGGGAGTGATGGGCTGTAGACGGGTTGAGGATTAATGGCCCATTTGGTCAGGGGATGGGGCAGCAGGGGTGTGGTAGGATGGGCCTAGGGCCAGGCTGCCACAAGTTACTTGCTGCTGCCAACTGATCCCTGGGGCCCAGGAGCTATGTGTGTGCTAGGCTCCCTGGTTTTCTGCccggccaggggctggggccggAGTCGGCTTAGGCCTCCTAGACCTACATGGATTCTAACAAGCCTGGATGCTGCCCCTCTTCTCCATCCTCACACCTTCCTCTGGGGCCTCAAAGGGCTCACCCAgtctggggtggagggtggggcaggagtATTGTACTGGGCTCTGCTGCCCCCTCAGACTGAGGGCAGGGAAATTTGCCACCTCGCTTGTGTCCCCTGTGCCAGCACAGGGCTGAGGGCAGGCGGGACCTCACCTTGGAGAGCTGGCTGAGCCAGCGAGTGGGACAAAGCAGTGTCTGGAACGTCGCAATGGCCACAGCGCAGCCGGAATTCATGCAAAAGGCTGGAGTCTGCAAATCTGGGGGGCggtgggcctggggctgggctgcaAACACAAGCAGGATTTGGacaagagaaggggaggaagcagggggCTCTGGAGTGGGCAATGCCCACAGATATTAGTGGTAggaagagctaacatttattgagcacttacggTGTGCAGTATGtgcctctctctgactctcaggGTCTCGCCGTGAGGGCAGCTCTGGTAACCTCTATGGACAGGTGAGGAAGACAAGGTTTAGTGGGTGACAAAACTGAGAGCCAGAGCTGACTGCAGCCCCAGTCTGGCTCCCTCCGCCTACCTTCCTAACCAGACATCGGCTGCGGTGGCCAGCTCCCAGGTTCTCCAGGCCCAGCATCTCAGACCTCTCTAGCTGCTGTGTGGGCTCTGGTCCCCAATCTAGTGCCAGGGCGAGGGCGTCAGACTGAGGcatgcccccccccgccccgccccgcaaGTGCTTGCCATACACCTGCATTTGTAATTGCTGTAGCAGTCATGGCCACACCCCATCATCTAGGAGGGGCCACATGCCGACTCCTCGAAGACGCTGTGGTTTTGGATGTATCGTCTGCGTTGTAAGATGGGGAAATTGGCTCAGGGAGGTCAGAGCCGCTCAGTGCTGGAAGGGGACTCAAACTGGGGACTGTGGGACTCTAGAGTCAGTGCACCTGAGCTGTGGCCTGTCACAACTTAGCATTCCCCAGACATGTTTGTTAAGTGAGTTTCTGTAAAGACGACTCCAGGGTCCAGCCCCCTGGAGCCAAGGTAGGCCCCTGCGCTGCCTAGAAGATGGGACCCCTGCATCTTTCTCATGGCCTGAGGCCATCCCCAGTCCCAGGTTCTCCTGAGGCCATCCCCAGTCCCAGGTTCTCCTGCTACCCTAGGGGGCCATGCTGGGGAGTGGTCTCTTGCAGGTAGCCCCAGTCATGTGAGCACAGCAGGCCCCGGTGAGGGTGTAAACATCAGGAAGAAGGGACTGGGAAGGTCCATTCACCTGAGGCCTGCTCTGTGCCGGCCCTGTGCTGGGCCTCCACCCAGACCCTGAGGGTGGCTCACGGCCCTCTATGGGGGAAGGACCCCTTCCCGTATTCACAACCCAACCCAACTCACGCCCCGCCCTAgggaacacaggggaagggagagcccTGGGGCAGCTCAATGCTGACTTTGGTTCTTAGAGAAGTTGCTGACTGCACAAGAGAGGGGGAGGgcgttccaggcagaaggaacagcatgtgcaaaggcctggaGAGAGGATCTACTAGGTAGACCTGTATACCTGGGGTGGGGGTATTGGAAGAGAGATGGGGTCAAGTCCGGAACATACTAGAATGGCAAGCTGAAGAGCCGGGATGCACCCTGCTGGTGCTGGCCCGCATGGCCCTGTGGCTCTGGAGGAGGCACAGAGCCTCCCGTCCCGCCTGTGCCAGGGCAGCAAGAGCTCCGCAAAGTCCCAGCCAAGCCCTGCAAGTCACAGTTCATCCCGGGCCTCAGCTTCCCCGTCTGTGCAGTGGGAGTACGGGTTCCTTGGGGCCAGGCTGGGTAAGGGTTGCTGACTTGCCTCCAGAGAGCAGCCCTGATGACAGGGAGgcgggtggggaagggaggggtggcaGTCAGTAGATCAGATGCgtgcccaggaccccaggagggCCCCGTCCTGACTTGTGTGGGCCCTTGCCCTGTGTCTGCTGTACCCACAGGTACCATGGCCCAGAGCAGGGTACTGCTCCTCGTCTTGTTGCTGCCACCGCAGCTGCAGCTGGGACCGGTGGGCACGGCGAGGTCTCCGGGGTTTGGCCGAAGTGGTACCCACAGCCTGAGCCCTGCCGAGAATGAATTTGTGGAGGAGGGGCCGGTGTTGGTGCTGAGACCCGAGGAGCCAGGGCCTGGCCCCGTCACCATCAACTGCCCCCGAGACTGTGCCTGCTCCCAGGAGGGTGTTGTGGACTGCGGTGGCATTGACCTGCGCGAGTTCCCGGGGGACCTGCCTGAGCACACCAACCACCTGTCCCTGCAGGTGATGCGGGCATCAAAACAATGGTCATGGTGCTGCCCCCTACACTCGTGGCTCCTGTCCCCAACCCCCACAGCCCCCGGCTCGTCCAGAACCCCCAGAACTTGTGGCTCCCCAACCCCAGACACAGGGTGCGAGGGCTGTCCCCGCTCTGATGCCCGGGTCGCAGAGTACCATGCTATTACGACTGCTTTGTTTTGCTTGAGGGCGTCCAGGCTGAGACCCCCAAGGAGAGTCAGACCCTGTGAGAAATGGACATGGATCCGCCTGGCAGCTGACCCTCTGAATGGACAGGATGTCCCAGACACCATTTCAGGCCAGGAAGATAAGAGAAATTAGACCCGGATAGAGTGCTCTGGGGGCTCAGAGGATGGAGTACTCTCTCCAGCTGGGGTACAGGCTAGGTTTTGAGAAGTGGGACACAGTGTTCCAAACAGGGGACTCTGGGAGTGCTGGTGCACCCATGACCGGTTTTGTGTGGCCCAGGAGACCTGGGGGAGCGGGAGGCTGTTGTACCCATTCCCAGAGGTCAAGCCTAGTGAAGGAAAGGGACCAGCCCACGATCACCCAAGCTGATGGGTCCACGTTGTTGGTGGAGGGAGTCCAAGGCCAGGGTAGCTTGTGGGGGAAAAGGACAAGTTAAAGCAACACTCATTGTtggttcattcactcatttattcataaaatgtcTCCTGGGTACCTGCTCTGCACCTCTGGTGCTGGGTCAGGTGCTGGGCATGGTGGGAGGACTCAGTCTGTGGGGGAGACAGAGATCTAAACAGGTAAAGGTAACAGATGGAGACAGAGGACTAGTGCAGCGGGGCCCAGAGCAGCTCCTAATCCAGGCCCCAGTCCAATTCAGGAAGGCTTCTGGAGGAGGTGGTAAAGCATTCCAAAAGGAGTGAGGACCACAGGTTTTTCCCCCTCAAGAAAGGGAACCCAAAGTAGTTTCTGGcttggggtggggagaatgggCTGGGATGCCTGTCACCAAGTAGGAACATGAAAGGAGCAGGTCTAGAGGGGAGATGCACTCCAAGTTTGAACTGTCTATAGATGTCCATGTATGGGCTCCCAGAAGGTGGGACCTGCATGTCTGTTGTGGTCACTGCTGGGCCTCCCATACTCagacccaggcctggcccagccccaggTCTGTCTGCATGGGTGTGAACCCCAAGGGAGGTGCCCAACCGAGGGACTGGCTCCTGGGACTGGGGTGGGAGTGAGCCTCTACTGAGGCAGGAGCCCTGGGCCTCTAGTGAGGCCTCCTCACCTCCCCTGTCCCCTAACCCCCAGAACAACCAGCTGGAGAAGATCTACCCCCGGGAGCTCTCCAGGTTACATCGGCTGGAAACTCTGAACCTCCAGAATAATCGCCTGACTTCCCGAGGTGAGGGATCCCCCACCGGAGCCCGGGCCGGGGACACCAGGCGGGGCACTGGTGCCCGTGGGAAGAGCTCTGCCCCTGGACCCTGGGATATGGAAAACAGCAGGGCTGGGCTGGCAGCAAGGCCCCATGGGCAAGGGGCTCCCTGAGGTTGCCTGAgacccgccccctcccccccacccccatttgtgCCTGAGAGCTGGGTCGGGTCAGGGGACAGGCTTCAGAGAAGCTTTGATTCCCAGGGCCTTTGTCAGAGCTCGTAGGTCGATTCACAGAAGGCCTTTAGAATCAAAGAGCTATAGAATCCTCCATttgtaaaagattattttttttctgatatgaaaataatttatgattataatagaaaatttggaaatgtagaaaatgaaatggaaaagaaaaaacccactcATAATTCTGCCACACAGAGTTCATCAGTATTGATGTTTTCGTATATctctttccactttttaaaaaaccactttattgaggtcTAACTTATATACTGTAATGTTTACCCAATGTAAaagtacaatttgatgagttttgagaaGTTTATACAGTTGAACAACCCTCCCCATAGTCCAAtctaggcttttttttctttgtgttttttaattcataGCTGAGCTTATAGGGTAGATGCAATAACTACTATAACTGCTTTGTTGCTCCTAGCAGTTAACACAGAAGCATCCTTCATGGTGCTGAGCACTCTCGGTGGCCATCATTCTACCCAGCAGCAGCAGGGTAGTCCCCGGAGGGACGCTGCGCAGTTTATGTAACTGTTCCCTCTCCTTAGATACTTGGCTGAGTCCCAGCATTTGAAGGGCTGGGAGCCCGGAACTGAGTGTCAGAGGCCGGCCTAAGGACTGGAGAAGGGCCAGTTTGGCTGGCCTCCCAGCGACAGCCGAGTCCTGACATCACATCTGCCAGCTTGGGACAGGGCTGGGCCAGGTGGTGGGGAGGTACAGGGACCCctgccccgccctgccctgcGGCTGGGTATCAGGAGGGTCTCTGGCACCTGAGGGGAGCACTCCTTCctggtggggaagggtggggctGGGTCCTCTGCCCTGTGGCCTGAGCTGATGAAGACCCATTCCTGCCAGGGTGGCCCCGAGCAGGTGAAAGACTGGTCATTTCTGAGCCCTTTCCGCCTGCTCCTCTGAGCCGGGGCCCCTGTGAGCaaggggaaagaagaggggaCTGGGCAGGCCTGCTGGGACTGGTTGGGAAGGGGTCAGAGCCCAACCTGTCTCAAGGAGGGGCCCTCCCCAGTCCTGGCCAGTGCGGGGGTTGGTGGTGGCGTGCTCCCCTGTAGCATCTCCTTCATCCAGGGCTCTGACTGATGCCTGTCCTTTGAAGGGCTCCCGGAGGAGGCTTTTGAACATCTGACCAACCTCAATTACCTGTACTTGGCCAATAACAAGGTAAGGGGCCCCCTGGTGTCTGGGGCTGAGCTCAGGGAACTTCCACTAGGGCCTTTTTGAGGGTGGCCGCTGGGTCCCCCTTGCTGCTCAGATATGGTCCTGGTAGGACCCCACACTTTAATGCAGGGCATCAGAGTGGCCAGATAATGAAAACAGAGGCCCAGGCCTTATGGAAGTGTAGGGGGTGACAGCTCATCCCCACTAACGAGGGGGTACTTGGAgcgcttcttggaggaggtgtcATTTGAGCAGGGCCATGAAGGGTAACAGGATTTCGGCCAGGGGCCCTAAGGGGGAGGCACTGCTGAAGAGACAGCGGGAGAAAAGGCACAAAGGCACTCAACTTCAAAACAGTTGGTGTATCCCAGGGCTCTGTCTTGGCCCCTTCTCTCTGAGCTCTCTCGAGGTGACCCATCCCCTCCCTGGGCTTTGGCACCCatctgcagtcaaatgctctacccctGAGCTATACCCCCTCTGCTCTTTGGCACCCATCTGTATCATGGCCATATGCAATGGCCGTCCCCAGCCCTTTCTACTCCTCCCACTCAAGACACAAATCTGAGTCTGAGCCACAAATCCAGGGTGCGTTGCTCACCCACGCCCAGTCCCACTGTGAGCCCTTGGCTCCCCTCTGGCCCTGGTCCACCAGCCCTGACCTGGATGGCCTTGCTTCCTCATTCGCTGTTCCTTCTCCTCAGAGCAGCCAGAGGGACCCTTAAAAATCACGCCTGCTTCTACCCCTCCATCCCCACTTCCCCAGCTCAAACACTCCCAAGGCTTCACTTTCCACCCGGAGTGAAAGCCATGCTTCTCCCCGTGGCCTGTGGTCGGAGGGCCTGTGTGTGGGCCTCACAACTCCCATTCCgcctcactccctctgctccagcccccaAACCTGGCAGCCCCCGAGCAGGGCCTGCCCTCGCTGCCCCTGCCGCCATGGGTGCTCTTCCCTCAGATGGCATTAGCGGTGCCTTCATGCCTTAGGTGTCCCCTGTTCCCTGCGCACCCAACTTAGTTGTTCTGTCCTTGGTCTGTTCTAACGTGTTACCACTCTCCAATACTTTTGTTCCTTGTTCCTTGTCCTCTCCACTAAGATGTAAGCTttagggggtggggatggggacacttctctgttttgttccccaGGACATGTCCAGCACCTGGAAGCAGGCCTGCAATGTTGCAGACTCAGGGCctactgttgaatgaatgaaggctaGATACTGGGGCAGGGGGGTGTCTGGAGGAGTGTGGGTCCTCACTGTGGCTGTACAGAGAGTCTGTGCTGGGGAGCAATGAGGGGAGAGACCAGGAGGACGGGCAGGGCAGGGCACAAGCCTAGAGGGCTTTCGATGTTCAGGGCTGTGGGGAGCCATGGACATTCTGTTTTTGTGTTATCAGGGGAGTGGGATGGGTTTCCAGTTGAGAAAGATGGCTCTGGTTGCAAGCAGGTGACAAATTGGAGGGGACCCAgagtctgcctctgccccccactggGCTTTCTGCCCCAACTCTTCCCTTTCTAGCTGACCTTGGCACCCCGGTTCCTGCCAAACACCCTGATCAGTGTGGACTTCGCTGCCAACTATCTCACCAAGATCTACGGGCTCACTTTCGGCCAGAAGCCAAACTTGAGGTGAGAAATCAGACGGGGCCCTGGGCTCCAgctggggaagaaggaggagctGAGACAGACACTCCGAGCCCTGAGCAAGGCGGAGAAAGCCCAGATAGGCCCTGGAGGAGGGGCATGCCGGGCAGTGCAGGCAGGATGCCCCTGGCTGAGCGCTGTGGTGGGGCTGCCCGGGGCTGCAGGATCTGAAGGCTGAGAGGAATCTGTCCAGGAGACAAGATCAGAGAGTGATGTCTGCGGAATTGTGGGGAGCTCGGTGAGggtttttccctccttccccagcccgtGGGGGAAGGAAGCATCTTCCAACAGGCAGAGCCGGCCCTCACTGAGAGCTGCTTTGGGAGGAGTGAGGCCTCCTAGCAGAGGTGTGTGAACAGGGCAGGGTGGTGCTAGGGGGTACTGACAACCCCCAGTGCTGATTCTATCCCGTAATCTGTCACCTCACTTGATTGTCTCCATCCCCCAAAGGAGCCAGGGTCACTGTGTGTGGTCCCATCCCACCGATGAAAAGGCTGAGGCCCAagagaggtcacacagcaagaatGAGTTATATCTTCCATGTTTAAATATCATCTGTTTCTCTTATTTCTGGTCTTTGCTCCCTCTAGTATGTTAGTGGCATGGTGGCAGGGTCTTGTTGGTTGTGTCCACTGCTTATCTCTTCAGAGTCTAGAACAGTCCTGGCACATAGGGACATTCACtatatatttgctgaatgaatgagaggTCACCTCCTCTGAGCTGGGCCCTGTACTGGACACTTGAGACAAAGAGGTGGCAGGGACAGTCCCCATCTGTGGGAAGTCCCACAGAACTCAGAGCCAGCTGCGTGGAGTTGCCAGGCAGGGATCCAGAATCCTATTTCTGCCACTGAGGTGTGCGGCAGCCTTCAGTGGGTCCTTGGTCTCCTCGGCAGTGTAGGGGGGCACTGGATTAGGTGGGGTCTGAGGTTTTTTCAAATGGGAAGAGGGTACTCTGGGCCCAGGCCCAGCCTGGGCAGGGTCTGAAGGCTCATCAGGTGAGCTGGTGGAGGGGGCCCGGGTGGGTGAGGACCTGTGCCTCATTCCCCAGGTCCGTGTACCTGCACAACAACAAGCTGGCGGATGCCGGGCTGCCGGACAACATGTTCAACGGCTCTAGCAACGTCGAGATCCTCATTCTGTCCAGCAACTTCCTGCGCCATGTGCCCAAGCACCTGCCGCCTGCCCTCTATAAGCTGCATCTcaaggtgggagggagagcatggggaggggcagcaaAAGAGTAGGGACCTGCAGTGGGGGAAGAGCCCCGGTCCACTTAGGCCCAGTGGTGAGGCTGTGGGGCCTTGGGCACAGGCCAGAGGGCACAGTGTCCACTGTAGAGGACGAGGCAGAAGCCCAGGTACCTGGCTGTTGATATCACATGCAGAATGCTTCAGGCCTGGCCCTCCTCCCACGgctccccaggcccctctccaCATCTCATTCCAAGGCCCTGCCCTCACCCTTTGGCTGTCCCTCATGCTCCCCTCCCGACCATCCCACCCCTTAGAACAACAAGCTGGAGAAGATCCCACCAGGTGCCTTCAGTGAGCTGAGCAACCTGCGTGAGCTGTACCTGCAGAACAACTACCTGACTGACGAGGGCTTGGACAACGAAACCTTCTGGTGAGCCCCGCCTGGGCCCCCCGTGGAAGCCCGGGACCCAGGAAGCAGCTCCCTGGGCCCAGCAGCCAGGGCCTCGCGCACCCCCCCACCTGTCCCCGGCcagcttcctggagaaggaacTTTGGGGCTCGTGCCTCTGCTGACATTTCTGTCCCCGAGAACAAGCGATGTGTAGATAAAGCCAGCCAAAGTTCCAGTGAGGCATCTTCAGAGGCTGGCTTCTTGGTACAAAGTTGAGACGAGTGTATTTGTTGAAGGCAAATGAATTTTCACTTTTTAGGCCCCGGGTAGCTACAAAAGGCCTTAAACAACTGGTCTTCAGAGAAGCTCCTTTGTGTCAGAAACCATGCTAAATTCTTCTGACACCAATACAGCGTTGAATCAACCCAAGGAGAGGCGGGAGAGGACTGAGGTCCCCTCGTGGGTCagccagtggcagagctgggatgaaTTAGACGCAGTTCCCTTGCCGTCTCCCTCGGGAGGAATGATGGTAACAAGCACCACGTGGGCCCCAGCCAACCGTcctcatccccccccaccccccgcaggaAGCTCTCCAGCCTGGAGTACCTCGATCTGTCCAGCAACAACCTGTCACGGGTCCCCGCGGGGCTGCCGCGCAGCCTGGTGCTCCTGCACCTGGAGAAGAACGCCATCCGGAGCGTGGACGCAGACGTGCTGACGCCCATCCGCAGCCTCGAGTACCTGCTGCTGCACAGCAACCAGCTGCACGCGCGCGGCATCCACCCTCGGGCGTTCCAGGGCCTGAAGCGGCTGCACACGGTGCACCTGTACAACAACGCGCTGGAGCGCGTGCCCAGTGGCCTGCCCCGCCGCGTGCGCACTCTCATGATCCTGCACAACCAGATCACCGGCATCGGCCGCGACGACTTCGCCACCACCTACTTCCTGGAGGAGCTCAACCTCAGCTACAACCGCATCACCAGCCCGCAGGTGCACCGCGATGCCTTCCGCAAGCTGCGCCTGCTGCGCTCGCTGGACCTGTCCGGTAACCGTCTGCACACCTTGCCACCCGGGCTGCCGCGCAACGTGCATGTGCTGAAGGTCAAGCGCAATGAGCTGGCCGCCCTGGCACGCGGGGCGCTGGCCAGCATGGCCCAGCTGCGTGAGCTCTACCTCACCGGCAACCGGCTGCGCAGCCGGGCCCTGGGCCCCCGGGCCTGGGCCGACTTGGCCCATCTGCAGgtaagggggaggggaaaggggctgggTCATGCCTTGTGGGGTGCGGCTGCCATGGCTGTCCCAAGCCCACCCATCGTGTGGGCTCAGCtgaagggtgggtgggagggccTGGCCATGGGGTGGGGGCTAGACCAGGAAACAGTCGGTATGGCTGGCATGCCAGGTGCGGCAGTAAGCTGCTGCTATGGCCAGGCTGAGCTCAGCACCTGCAGGAGGGCTGTGGGGATAAGGGGGGGTCATGGCTGCAGGTAGGAGGCCCACGGTCCAGGAGGATGGGGGGCAGGTAGGGCCAGGGCGGGGGGCACTGGAGAGTCAAGCTCACCCGTCTGAAGGCTCAGGAACAGGTGGCTGGGAAAGgctgggcttgggggaggggagggccaagGTCTGGGAGACAGGCTGACCTCAAAGGTGCCGAGGGCTGGGGGAGGCTACATGAGGCATGCTGGGGCTGCTGAGTGGGTGTGGCTGCTGTGGCCACAGTCTGAGTCAGTTGAGGTATCTGGCTGTAAGTGAGGACCAAGAGGGAACTTGAGTAGAGAAATCTGGGAGGCAGGGCCTTGGTGCTGCAAGGTCAGGAAGTGCCCCCACTCTGCTGCACTACAGGGGGCGAGGGGGCCCCTTCCCCAAATGTATACACCCCACGCCCGGacttgctcctctctctctctcagggctCTGCTCAAATGTTGCCTGCTTGGGAGGTCTTCCTTCACCAGCTATCACACTcctgtgctttgtttttcttcataatcCTCATCCCTCTGGGTATTAGGTCATCCGT is from Zalophus californianus isolate mZalCal1 chromosome 4, mZalCal1.pri.v2, whole genome shotgun sequence and encodes:
- the PODN gene encoding podocan isoform X2 — translated: MAQSRVLLLVLLLPPQLQLGPVGTARSPGFGRSGTHSLSPAENEFVEEGPVLVLRPEEPGPGPVTINCPRDCACSQEGVVDCGGIDLREFPGDLPEHTNHLSLQNNQLEKIYPRELSRLHRLETLNLQNNRLTSRGLPEEAFEHLTNLNYLYLANNKLTLAPRFLPNTLISVDFAANYLTKIYGLTFGQKPNLRSVYLHNNKLADAGLPDNMFNGSSNVEILILSSNFLRHVPKHLPPALYKLHLKNNKLEKIPPGAFSELSNLRELYLQNNYLTDEGLDNETFWKLSSLEYLDLSSNNLSRVPAGLPRSLVLLHLEKNAIRSVDADVLTPIRSLEYLLLHSNQLHARGIHPRAFQGLKRLHTVHLYNNALERVPSGLPRRVRTLMILHNQITGIGRDDFATTYFLEELNLSYNRITSPQVHRDAFRKLRLLRSLDLSGNRLHTLPPGLPRNVHVLKVKRNELAALARGALASMAQLRELYLTGNRLRSRALGPRAWADLAHLQLLDIAGNQLTEIPEGLPESLEYLYLQNNKISTVPANAFDSTPNLKGVFLRFNKLAVGSVVESAFRRLKHLQVLDIEGNFEFGDVPKDRGRLEGEEDEEDEEDEDEEDEGRRW
- the PODN gene encoding podocan isoform X1 is translated as MHAVWRGGGGEAGRRKPTTKLASPSSRLDLNGRSPRPRSAAETRDSADGRRGAARRRGAAGTMAQSRVLLLVLLLPPQLQLGPVGTARSPGFGRSGTHSLSPAENEFVEEGPVLVLRPEEPGPGPVTINCPRDCACSQEGVVDCGGIDLREFPGDLPEHTNHLSLQNNQLEKIYPRELSRLHRLETLNLQNNRLTSRGLPEEAFEHLTNLNYLYLANNKLTLAPRFLPNTLISVDFAANYLTKIYGLTFGQKPNLRSVYLHNNKLADAGLPDNMFNGSSNVEILILSSNFLRHVPKHLPPALYKLHLKNNKLEKIPPGAFSELSNLRELYLQNNYLTDEGLDNETFWKLSSLEYLDLSSNNLSRVPAGLPRSLVLLHLEKNAIRSVDADVLTPIRSLEYLLLHSNQLHARGIHPRAFQGLKRLHTVHLYNNALERVPSGLPRRVRTLMILHNQITGIGRDDFATTYFLEELNLSYNRITSPQVHRDAFRKLRLLRSLDLSGNRLHTLPPGLPRNVHVLKVKRNELAALARGALASMAQLRELYLTGNRLRSRALGPRAWADLAHLQLLDIAGNQLTEIPEGLPESLEYLYLQNNKISTVPANAFDSTPNLKGVFLRFNKLAVGSVVESAFRRLKHLQVLDIEGNFEFGDVPKDRGRLEGEEDEEDEEDEDEEDEGRRW